A segment of the Marmota flaviventris isolate mMarFla1 chromosome 2, mMarFla1.hap1, whole genome shotgun sequence genome:
TGAGCTGATCCGCCAGCGAGAGACTGAGGCGGCACTAGAGTTTGCCCAGACGCAGCTGGCAGAGCAGGGTGAGGAGAGCAGAGAGTGCCTCACAGAGATGGAGCGAACACTAGCCCTGTTGGCCTTCGATAGCCCCGAGGAATCACCCTTCGGAGACCTTCTCCACATGATGCAGAGGCAAAAGGTAGTGGTCTATAAGAGGGAAAATCCTTTTACCCTGGTGGATATTAGAGAGGCGGTTCCAAAAGGGTGGCATGTGCACTGCATTTGTGTTCTGGGGTGGGACAGGGCTCTGGCTTGTGGTTCTTTGGGGTGATAGTGGCGACTCCTCCCTGGCGTTTTCTCTTTCATCTTGTTGAAGGAGGAGCAGCAGAGGGGTGATGGCCTGGCGGTGTCCAGACCCctgtgctcattttttttttttttaatttatcttaacCTTCCTCCTGTTTATTTGAAAACTTCTAGAAACAGGTGTCCTAAGAggttttaaattataattgtgtttttttctggGACTGCTGCTGCTCTCGTGTCCAGCCACAAACTACAGCTCAGTGCTCCCAAACCCAGACCCCTCTCCTCCCAGAGCCCGAATGGTTCAGGGCTCTGACCTCCCTGCACCACATTGGAAGGACTGCCTCCCCCAAAGGTTGCCTGAGGCTCTATAGGAGGGAGCCATGTTGCCACTGTACTGGCCTCTGCTCTCTCAGTCCCTGCGGCACTTTATTTGAGAGGCTTGCAGCACTTAAATGACCTTGAAGCTGGAGGTGACACTTGCTGACCAGATTGTAAAAGCTACTCTGGGCAAGGACTGTGTTTAATGCCTCCAGAGTGGCTCATAATTTTGGGTTTGATGTTCATTTCAATGAATAGCAAACTTCTAATGAAAATGGTTTCCAAGAACATAAAATGCGTGTTGTTAGTAGACGTGGCGATGCTCTGTGTGTGTGACCTTCACTGGATGTGTCTGTTTTCTAGGTTTGGAGCGAAGTTAACCAAGCTGTTCTAGATTATGAAAATCGCGAGTCGACACCCAAACTGGCAAAATTACTGAAACTGCTACTGTGGGCTCAGAATGAGCTGGACCAGAAGAAAGTGAAGTATCCCAAAATGACAGACCTTAGCAAAGGGGTGATCGAGGAGCCCAAGTAGAGCCTGTGCAGGCCCACCGCGCCACTCCCCACAGGACTCGCCTTCCCTGGCACAGCTGTAAGGTTCCCACTGCAGTAGGAAGCTTTTCCccctggtactttttttttttttttttgactcagcATCTTTCTTAAA
Coding sequences within it:
- the Gid8 gene encoding glucose-induced degradation protein 8 homolog; its protein translation is MSYAEKPDEITKDEWMEKLNNLHVQRADMNRLIMNYLVTEGFKEAAEKFRMESGIEPSVDLETLDERIKIREMILKGQIQEAIALINSLHPELLDTNRYLYFHLQQQHLIELIRQRETEAALEFAQTQLAEQGEESRECLTEMERTLALLAFDSPEESPFGDLLHMMQRQKVWSEVNQAVLDYENRESTPKLAKLLKLLLWAQNELDQKKVKYPKMTDLSKGVIEEPK